The following coding sequences are from one Sesamum indicum cultivar Zhongzhi No. 13 linkage group LG11, S_indicum_v1.0, whole genome shotgun sequence window:
- the LOC105174248 gene encoding ras-related protein RABC2a-like, translating to MGTSGQGQSNYDLSFKILLIGDSAVGKSSLLVSFISNVVDDLSPTIGVDFKIKFLAVGGKRLKLTIWDTAGQERFRTLTSSYYRGAQGIILVYDVTRRNSFTNLSDVWAKELELYSTNQDCIKMLVGNKVDRESERVVSREEGLALAKELGCLFYECSAKTRENVEQCFEELALKIMEVPRLLEEGSTVVKRNILKQKQEHQTPPSGGCCS from the exons ATGGGGACTTCAGGGCAGGGGCAGAGCAACTACGATCTCTCGTTCAAGATCTTGCTCATCGGAGATTCCGCTGTCGGCAAGAGCAGCCTGCTCGTCAGTTTCATTTCTAACGTAGTTGACGATCTCTCCCCAACGATAG GTGTGGATTTTAAGATCAAGTTTCTCGCAGTTGGTGGGAAGAGATTGAAGCTGACAATTTGGGACACAG CTGGACAAGAGAGGTTCAGGACGTTAACCAGCTCATACTATAGAGGTGCACAGGGGATCATTCTTG TTTATGATGTAACAAGGAGAAATTCATTTACAAACTTATCTGATGTATGGGCAAAAGAACTGGAACTGTACTCCACTAATCAGGATTGCATCAAGATGCTCGTTGGAAACAAAGTCGATAGA GAATCTGAACGAGTTGTCAGTAGGGAAGAGGGGCTGGCCCTGGCAAAAGAGCTTGGATGTCTATTTTATGAATGTAGTGCTAAAACTCGAGAAAATGTGGAGCAATGTTTTGAAGAGCTCGCGCTGAAG ATTATGGAGGTGCCAAGACTACTTGAAGAAGGATCGACAGTTGTTAAGAGGAACATCTTAAAACAGAAGCAAGAACACCAGACCCCTCCCAGCGGTGGTTGTTGCTCGTAG
- the LOC105174249 gene encoding zinc finger protein ZAT5-like, with amino-acid sequence MQADHPEEITLIKGKRSKRPRPDSPPLVLTMPATTTSSTVPQLSAGVITHGTSDPALIPSPSNSGCDQLRQTTDEEEEDMAHCLILLAKGQGEKLSHPLAEVYQCKTCNKSFPSFQALGGHRASHKKPNKPAVTLEEKKPLRENQEDLQPDGPRPDDGTLVSLQISKRVLGSPPNKSRVHECSICGAEFGSGQALGGHMRRHRPIPASSHGESQEVMKRPRNLLSLDLNLPAPEDIDHPAAAESKFPFAATKEQVIVFSASPLVDCHY; translated from the coding sequence ATGCAAGCTGATCATCCAGAAGAAATAACTCTGATCAAGGGAAAGCGCAGCAAGAGGCCGCGTCCAGACTCCCCGCCGCTTGTATTAACCATGCCCGCCACCACTACCTCATCCACCGTCCCCCAACTCAGTGCCGGTGTTATAACCCACGGGACTTCTGACCCTGCTCTAATCCCCTCGCCTTCTAATTCAGGCTGTGATCAGCTCAGACAGACCACGgatgaggaggaagaagacATGGCCCACTGTTTGATTCTCTTGGCCAAAGGGCAAGGCGAAAAGTTATCTCACCCGCTGGCGGAGGTTTACCAGTGCAAGACGTGTAACAAAAGTTTCCCTTCATTCCAAGCGCTGGGTGGCCACCGTGCAAGTCACAAGAAACCCAATAAGCCAGCAGTAACCCTAGAGGAGAAAAAGCCCTTGAGAGAGAACCAAGAAGATCTTCAACCAGACGGCCCCCGGCCTGATGATGGGACACTTGTTTCACTTCAAATCTCAAAGCGTGTATTAGGCAGCCCCCCAAACAAGTCTCGGGTTCACGAATGCTCCATATGCGGAGCTGAGTTCGGTTCCGGGCAGGCCTTGGGCGGCCACATGCGGCGGCACAGGCCCATCCCGGCTAGCAGCCACGGCGAGTCCCAAGAAGTGATGAAGAGGCCGAGGAATCTATTATCTTTAGATCTTAATCTTCCTGCCCCAGAAGATATTGATCACCCGGCGGCGGCGGAATCCAAGTTTCCTTTTGCAGCAACAAAAGAACAAGTTATAGTCTTTTCCGCCTCTCCTTTGGTTGATTGCCATTATTAG
- the LOC105174250 gene encoding E3 ubiquitin-protein ligase MIEL1-like, which yields MENGLKQQRISHLPSKDECTMEMGSDQTYGCSHYRRRCKIIAPCCNEIFDCRHCHNDAKNSIEVDPLDRHDIPRHELKRVICSLCKTEQDVQQMCINCGVCLGKYYCSKCKFFDDDVSKNQYHCEKCGICRTGGRDNFFHCDKCECCYSNLLKDSHICIERAMHHNCPVCFEYLFDTPRDTTVLPCGHTIHLNCVKEMERHFQYSCPVCSKSYCDMTRIWERLDQEVASIPMPQMYQNKMVWILCNDCGETSEVNYHILAHKCLNCKSYNTRQTRGGGGHTSCSTRILEMVR from the exons ATGGAGAACGGTTTGAAGCAACAGAGGATTTCTCATCTGCCTTCAAAAGATGAATGCACGATGGAGATGGGCTCTGATCAGACATAcgg GTGCTCGCATTATCGGAGGAGATGTAAGATCATAGCGCCCTGTTGCAATGAGATATTTGATTGCAGGCACTGCCACAATGATGCAAAG AATTCAATAGAAGTGGATCCACTCGATCGCCATGATATTCCACGTCACGAATTAAAAAGG GTCATCTGCTCATTGTGTAAGACAGAACAAGAT GTTCAACAAATGTGCATAAACTGTGGGGTTTGTCTTGGAAAGTACTATTGCTCGAAATGCAAATTCTTCGACGATGAT GTTTCCAAGAATCAATATCACTGCGAAAAATGTGGAATATGCAG AACTGGCGGCAGAGACAACTTTTTTCACTGTGATAAATGTG AATGCTGCTACTCAAATTTATTGAAGGATtcacatatatgtatagagaGAGCGATGCATCACAATTGCCCTGTTTGCTTTGAG TATCTTTTTGATACGCCAAGAGATACAACTGTTCTGCCATGCGGGCATACTATACATCTTAACTGTGTTAAGGAGATGGAACGTCACTTCCA GTATTCTTGCCCAGTTTGCTCAAAATCTTACTGTGATATGACCCGTATCTGGGAAAGGCTCGACCAGGAG GTTGCTTCAATACCTATGCCTCAAatgtatcaaaataaaatg GTCTGGATTCTCTGCAACGACTGTGGAGAGACATCCGAGGTTAATTATCATATCTTGGCTCACAAATGTCTAAATTGCAAGTCGTATAATACAAGGCAGACAAGAGGAGGAGGCGGCCACACATCATGCTCGACCAGAATACTGGAGATGGTTAGGTGA
- the LOC105174251 gene encoding alpha carbonic anhydrase 7, protein MSKSKCTYILAPIFVAFFVLFGTKPINAQEVDDESEFNYDQNSAKGPINWGKIKEEWGGCNTGIMQSPIDISGDRMVRIISHPQTPNYKPAHALLKNRGHDIQIQWLDDAGSLSINGTEYCLRYAHWHSPSEHTYNGKRYALELHLVHKATDPVVENKIAVIGVFYKTGQPDPFLSKLTTNITSMARKKDDQRSLGPVDPKEVQICSRRYYRYMGSLTVPPCTEGVIWTINKKVKTVSMEQVKLLRKVVHDYAEHNARPLQPLNSRRISLYGPESPIEL, encoded by the exons ATGAGCAAAAGCAAGTGTACCTACATTCTTGCCCCAATCTTCGTTGCCTTCTTTGTCTTGTTTGGGACAAAACCAATCAATGCTCAAGAAGTAG ATGATGAAAGCGAGTTCAATTACGATCAAAATAGTGCAAAGGGTCCAATAAATTGGGGGAAGATCAAGGAAGAATGGGGTGGATGCAACACCGGGATTATGCAATCCCCAATCGATATCTCCGGAGACAGAATGGTGAGGATTATCTCCCACCCCCAGACCCCCAATTACAAACCTGCGCATGCACTTCTCAAGAACAGAGGTCACGACATACAA ATTCAGTGGTTAGATGATGCTGGTTCATTATCCATTAATGGGACCGAATACTGTCTCCGTTACGCACATTGGCACTCTCCTTCCGAGCACACTTACAACGGCAAAAG ATATGCCCTGGAGCTGCACTTGGTGCACAAAGCCACAGACCCGGTGGTCGAAAATAAGATAGCTGTGATTGGAGTGTTCTACAAGACTGGCCAACCCGATCCATTTCTCTCCAAG CTGACGACAAATATAACGTCGATGGCACGTAAGAAGGACGACCAGAGAAGTTTGGGACCGGTTGATCCAAAAGAAGTTCAAATATGCAGCAGAAGGTATTACAGATACATGGGATCACTTACTGTTCCTCCTTGTACCGAAGGGGTTATTTGGACCATCAACAAAAAG gTGAAGACTGTTTCGATGGAGCAAGTAAAATTGCTGAGAAAAGTTGTTCACGAT TACGCGGAGCACAACGCCAGGCCACTGCAGCCACTCAACAGTCGCCGCATATCCCTATACGGGCCAGAGTCACCAATTGAATTATGA